In Streptomyces nojiriensis, the sequence CCGCCGTCGCCGTCCCGGCATGCGGGCGCCGATCCTCCTCGTCCACGACACGGAGGACGACGTGATCGATCCCGCCCAGTCCCGCGCGATCGCCGCCGCCTACGGCGAGCAGGCCCGTCTGATCGAGACCACGGGCCTCGGCCACCGCCGCATCCTGGCCGACCCCGACGTCATCGCGACGGCGGTCGACTTCGCGCTGTCCGAGCCCGAGCGTGAGCCCGCGCCCGCGCCCGCGCGACGCGTGTGAGGAGCGCGGTCAGGAAGGCGAGGTGAACGCAGGCGGTCGTTCCGGGAGTTCGTCCGGAGCGGCCGCCACCGCGCGCAGCCGGCGGAGGATCCCCCGGCCGGCCCGCTCGTACGCCAGCGGGTCGCCGTGCAGGACGGAATGCGCATTGGCCAGTTCCATCAGGGACGTCAGCTCGAAGGCGAGCTGCGGAACCTCGTCCGCGTCGGACGCGTCCCGGAACCCGCCCGTCAGCCGGGCGTCGTCCAGCAGCCGCTCGATGTAACGCGTCCAGTCGGACCGCGCCTCGGCGATCTCGTCCCGTACGGGGCCGGGGCGCGCGTCGAACTCCGCGGAGACGGAGTAGAAGAAGCATCCGCCGGGGAAGACCCGGCGTCCGGAGTAGTCGAGCCAGCGCTCGCACAGCCGCCACACCTTGGCGAGACCGTCGCGGTCCCGGTGCACGGGTCGCACCACCTCGTCCTTGAACACCTCCACGGCGGCACGGACGGTGGCGAGCTGCAGGTCCTCCTTGGAGCCGAAGAGCGCGAACACCCCGCTCTTGCTCAGGCCGAGATCCGCAGCGATCTTCCCCAGGGACAGGCCTTCGAGACCGTCCACGGAAGCGATGCTCATCGTCCGGTCGAGGACGGCCCGCCGCGTCTGGTTACCGCGTTCCACGCGCCCGTCAGCCATGGCGCCATCTTACCGAACGCACGGTCGTTCACCTGGTGGAGGAAGGGGGCCGCTGTCAGTGGCGGGTGCGATGCTCGAAGAGGAAGGACAGGGATCGAAGAACCGGGGTCGGAAGGAGTGCGGACCATGCTCACCACTGACTACAAGGACGGCTCTCCGAACTGGG encodes:
- a CDS encoding TetR/AcrR family transcriptional regulator — its product is MADGRVERGNQTRRAVLDRTMSIASVDGLEGLSLGKIAADLGLSKSGVFALFGSKEDLQLATVRAAVEVFKDEVVRPVHRDRDGLAKVWRLCERWLDYSGRRVFPGGCFFYSVSAEFDARPGPVRDEIAEARSDWTRYIERLLDDARLTGGFRDASDADEVPQLAFELTSLMELANAHSVLHGDPLAYERAGRGILRRLRAVAAAPDELPERPPAFTSPS